In the genome of Stomoxys calcitrans chromosome 4, idStoCalc2.1, whole genome shotgun sequence, the window TGCAGGGCTTTatcaaatgtagaccgataggTCTGTCTGCCAACTGTCTCTTAACAATTTTTTCCCGTCCCAGCTCTGAGTACTTCATCCGTTTGCTACCTACAAGATCATCAAATTCGTGATGAATGGCGCTTGATTTTGCAATTCCAAGATGATGAACTTAAACTTTTGCGCCAAAGAGATATAGCCGACAATACCACCTTGTATTTTGTGTGTGGAGAACATGAAGTTACCGAAATGAAATGTGAAAATGGTCACCTGAATGGTGAAATGCCTTTGCCGCATTGTTACAATCGACCCATGCCTGTGTTGAAAGCAGAAACTGATGCAGATTTGTGTCCACATCAACTTTATCGTGTGGGATTCAATATTAAATGTAGAGATCAAGAATATTTCCACACCACCTATTTGGTGTGCTTTGATCATAGGCAAATGAGATGCAAATTTACCATCAATGAGGCGTATCCTTTCGGTAATGTAAAAAAATACACATTTATTTAGTAGGCCTTTTAAACTTTGTCTGTCCCCTTCCCTATAGTCCAAGGTAGACCTAGAGACATGCGTTTCGATCCCGACGAGATTTTCACCATGAACATTTTCGCTGCCTATAATAAGCGTAGCATTTTATCCCGCTTCAATGGCCTTTTGGGTAGTCAGCAAACGTTTATGGGCTACGATGAGCAAGTGCGTCGCTTCGATCGCGGCCATTTAACCCCCGCTGGAGATTTTATGCTAAATACTCTGATAAGTTCCACGTTCAAGATGATAAATGTCATACCGCAATTCCATGCAATCAACGATGGCAATTGGAGACTCATGGAAGAGTGGGCCCGCAATCCCCTCAATACGCCCAGCAAAGTTTGTAGTGGGGCCTTTGATTGGGTCCTTCAACTGCCCAATTCGAATGGCGACGATGTTGAAATTTACTTTAGCGATCGGCTAATACCAGTACCTTTGTGGACCTATAAGGTTGTTTTAAGCCGCGATGGCGTGAGAACTGTTTTCCTGCAATACAATAATATTCACGATCAAAGAGCGCCACCTCAAATTCCTGGGGATATTTGCAGAATTGTAGCGTGTCCTTCAAGTATCTTTTTGACACAATCGAATTTTCTTGGCTACACGTATTGCTGTGGGCAGGTGCATTTTATGAACCAAGTTGTACCAAATCTGAGGGGGTATTGCTGAAGCAAAGGAGATTTTTTATAAACGGTT includes:
- the LOC106082880 gene encoding uncharacterized protein LOC106082880, which produces MAQYLLNQWFFISILVIFKALSTSSVCYLQDHQIRDEWRLILQFQDDELKLLRQRDIADNTTLYFVCGEHEVTEMKCENGHLNGEMPLPHCYNRPMPVLKAETDADLCPHQLYRVGFNIKCRDQEYFHTTYLVCFDHRQMRCKFTINEAYPFVQGRPRDMRFDPDEIFTMNIFAAYNKRSILSRFNGLLGSQQTFMGYDEQVRRFDRGHLTPAGDFMLNTLISSTFKMINVIPQFHAINDGNWRLMEEWARNPLNTPSKVCSGAFDWVLQLPNSNGDDVEIYFSDRLIPVPLWTYKVVLSRDGVRTVFLQYNNIHDQRAPPQIPGDICRIVACPSSIFLTQSNFLGYTYCCGQVHFMNQVVPNLRGYC